TATTGATGTTGCACTTCAAATTCAAGGTTAAAGTCCTTATCTTGTTTCTGTTTAAAGTTTTGCATCTTTACTTACATGTTTGACTTCATGTTTAAGTCCTTATACTATCATTTTTCTTTCAATGCTAACTGTGTATGGTAAAGGCAGTAGGAATGAGACATAAATGAGAGACAATaacttttctttcatttcattaAGTTGAATTCATGCTACACAACAAGTATTTCATCCCACAAACAACCACATACATCCCCTAAAACAAACAACCAAATTCATTCCCTAACACAAACCAACCACCCTAAAACAGAATTAACTTGAAATCCTTGAAACCCTTCAACCCTTCAAACTCTTGCCATACAAAAACACCAGAACTGTGACTATCCAAGAAATCAGAGCAATCAACCGTGCAACATTCTTGTGAAATGTCTCAATTTCAACCTTCTTCTTtaacttcttcatcttcttcttcaaatcaGGTCCAGGAAGCACAGAGTTAGATGAATTGTCAATCTCAGAAATGTCAGTATCAGCCTCTACATGCCTGGGTTGTCTTTCATCAACAGGATCATCAatccaaaaaaagaaattacatgTTCCTGGTAACTGAAAGTGTTGAAAAATTGAAGGG
This is a stretch of genomic DNA from Lotus japonicus ecotype B-129 chromosome 1, LjGifu_v1.2. It encodes these proteins:
- the LOC130745440 gene encoding uncharacterized protein At4g04775-like; the protein is MDSSSGLKGSTASSSRSRQRPRSAGARANCPCGLPLMIYTASTRVNSERRFLRCGNWHLPGTCNFFFWIDDPVDERQPRHVEADTDISEIDNSSNSVLPGPDLKKKMKKLKKKVEIETFHKNVARLIALISWIVTVLVFLYGKSLKG